The following are encoded in a window of Paraburkholderia hospita genomic DNA:
- a CDS encoding response regulator, giving the protein MNPRPSGIASLLARTFGWRTSIGALGLFGSFAAWDEPLAGTTAAMLLLLARGLRTAARADEERRALMLEIDYLDASLREAQRDNAAHTAEFARSQEEAAQAVHAAAHDEHVDTLRLARRRIVPCVQALCERLDTDAGYANFGVGALRCAAETLALVAQDTLDDIPPADRDIVFDEDAVDLRELIDGVALLVAPVAARKPSRLQACIDRSVAACVLADRARLGQVVHNLLAYAIETAGAGVVTLATRAESLNAGAQRIVIGINGAASTSNDTHSRAPRLRGHQAIAEPADVREHPDLMLARVIARKMGGDITILESKSVGVCVALHAPFTIERHDWPVPEHERRFAVVDIEAYEDRVAICELLKKLGITTLPSDAHPPVRIDFRFAEAGQPPSPHGERRIIVVTRDALPGGMHERGGVIELSLNPLSWTALRRICGARGDAPAVRAVSVQAPARPSSGQPTILVTDDNEVNRKVLARQLDVLGYRCLVASSGDEALDVLSREAVDLLVTDLQMPGMSGVELARHVRATSGGSGSAVPIILLSANADAKLTRTERALFGATLVKTAGLSALDAALRRLLPATSRHRAARLERYDYTALDSLAEQGVDVGGLLRDWQQSMENDLVHLEERRASGDEPGVRRVLHKLAGAVGVVGNRGLVSALQRASDAQEPVDSVLIDGLVERMKAQMTELDGHGAQRRSGP; this is encoded by the coding sequence ATGAACCCGCGTCCGTCCGGCATCGCATCGTTGCTCGCCCGCACGTTCGGCTGGCGCACGTCCATCGGGGCGCTCGGGCTGTTCGGATCGTTCGCCGCGTGGGACGAGCCGCTTGCGGGCACCACGGCAGCGATGCTGCTTCTGCTGGCGCGCGGCCTGCGCACCGCCGCACGGGCCGACGAGGAACGGCGCGCACTGATGCTCGAGATCGACTATCTGGACGCGTCGCTGCGTGAGGCGCAGCGGGACAACGCGGCGCACACGGCGGAATTCGCCCGCTCGCAGGAAGAAGCCGCTCAGGCCGTGCACGCGGCGGCGCACGACGAACACGTCGATACGCTGCGACTTGCGCGGCGCAGGATCGTGCCGTGCGTACAGGCGTTGTGCGAGCGTCTCGATACCGATGCAGGCTACGCGAACTTCGGGGTCGGGGCGCTTCGCTGCGCGGCCGAAACGCTCGCGCTCGTCGCGCAGGACACGCTCGACGACATTCCTCCCGCCGATCGCGATATCGTCTTCGATGAAGACGCCGTCGATCTGCGCGAGCTGATCGACGGCGTCGCGCTGCTCGTCGCGCCTGTCGCGGCACGCAAGCCATCGCGGCTGCAAGCGTGTATCGACCGATCGGTTGCGGCGTGCGTACTCGCCGACCGCGCGCGGCTCGGCCAGGTCGTGCACAACCTGCTTGCCTACGCGATCGAAACGGCAGGCGCGGGCGTCGTCACGCTCGCTACGCGCGCGGAGTCGCTGAACGCAGGCGCGCAGCGTATCGTGATCGGCATCAACGGCGCGGCATCGACGTCGAACGACACGCACTCGCGCGCGCCCCGCTTGCGCGGGCATCAGGCGATAGCGGAACCCGCGGATGTGCGCGAGCATCCCGACCTCATGCTAGCCCGCGTGATCGCGCGAAAGATGGGCGGTGACATCACGATCCTCGAAAGCAAGAGCGTTGGCGTCTGCGTCGCGCTCCATGCGCCGTTCACGATCGAGCGTCACGACTGGCCCGTGCCGGAGCACGAGCGTCGCTTTGCCGTCGTCGACATCGAAGCGTATGAAGATCGCGTGGCGATTTGCGAGTTGCTGAAAAAGCTTGGCATCACGACGTTGCCGTCCGATGCGCACCCGCCCGTGCGCATCGACTTCCGCTTTGCCGAAGCTGGGCAGCCGCCGTCGCCGCATGGCGAGAGGCGCATCATCGTCGTCACGCGCGACGCTTTGCCGGGCGGCATGCACGAACGCGGCGGCGTGATCGAGTTGTCGCTCAATCCCTTGTCGTGGACAGCGCTCAGACGCATCTGCGGCGCGCGCGGCGACGCGCCTGCCGTGCGCGCCGTGTCCGTCCAGGCGCCTGCCCGTCCTTCGTCGGGACAACCGACCATCCTCGTCACCGACGACAACGAGGTCAATCGCAAAGTGCTCGCCCGGCAACTCGACGTGCTCGGATACCGCTGCCTCGTCGCCAGCTCGGGCGACGAAGCGCTCGACGTGCTGAGCCGCGAAGCCGTCGATCTGCTCGTCACCGATCTGCAGATGCCCGGCATGAGTGGCGTGGAGCTCGCCCGTCACGTTCGCGCGACGTCCGGCGGTTCGGGATCTGCCGTGCCGATAATCCTGCTGTCGGCAAATGCCGACGCGAAGCTGACCCGCACGGAGCGCGCACTGTTCGGCGCGACGCTCGTCAAGACGGCCGGATTGAGCGCGCTCGACGCCGCCCTGAGGCGTCTGCTTCCCGCCACGTCGCGACATCGCGCGGCACGTCTCGAGCGTTACGACTACACCGCGCTCGATTCGCTCGCTGAGCAAGGCGTGGACGTCGGTGGCCTGCTGCGCGACTGGCAGCAGTCGATGGAAAACGACCTCGTGCATCTGGAGGAGCGCCGCGCATCGGGCGATGAGCCAGGCGTGCGCCGCGTGCTGCATAAGCTCGCAGGCGCGGTCGGGGTGGTCGGCAATCGCGGCCTGGTGAGTGCGCTGCAACGGGCGAGCGACGCGCAGGAACCTGTCGACAGCGTGTTGATCGACGGACTCGTCGAGCGGATGAAAGCGCAGATGACGGAGCTTGATGGTCACGGTGCCCAGCGGAGATCCGGACCGTAA
- a CDS encoding response regulator transcription factor — protein MVDDHPVMRRALRHVLDESNDFDMVAEAGSVAEALASAATTEPALAIVDLRLPDGDGLDLIARLRDARPDLRVLAFSSVDERLNAMHVRRAGAHGFVSKLRDPDELIASLRLVMIGYTCFSSELVEPAGVALSRRETSVLHRLIRGQSNVDIAASMNLSPKTISTYKIRLMQKLELQNVVDLVEYAKTNGLTN, from the coding sequence GTGGTCGACGATCATCCGGTGATGCGGCGCGCGCTGCGACACGTTCTCGATGAATCGAACGATTTCGACATGGTTGCCGAGGCGGGTTCCGTGGCCGAAGCGCTGGCGTCAGCGGCCACGACGGAGCCTGCGCTCGCGATCGTCGACCTGCGCCTTCCCGATGGCGACGGGCTCGATCTGATCGCGCGGCTGCGCGACGCGCGCCCTGACTTGCGCGTGCTCGCCTTCTCGTCCGTCGACGAGCGGCTCAATGCTATGCACGTTCGCAGAGCCGGCGCGCATGGCTTCGTCAGCAAGCTTCGCGATCCTGATGAACTGATCGCCAGCTTGAGACTGGTGATGATCGGCTATACCTGCTTTTCCTCCGAGCTGGTCGAGCCGGCGGGCGTCGCGTTGTCGCGGCGCGAAACATCGGTGCTGCACCGGTTGATTCGCGGTCAGAGCAATGTTGATATCGCAGCTTCGATGAATCTGAGTCCCAAGACAATCAGTACGTACAAGATACGTCTTATGCAAAAGCTCGAATTGCAGAACGTCGTCGATCTGGTCGAGTACGCGAAGACAAACGGGCTGACGAACTAG
- a CDS encoding GNAT family N-acetyltransferase, producing the protein MLCEALTLRPLNENDAAAFTELRLKAIDDSPSANWPTLDEERARPLDAIATQIRQTPKQIVFGVFDQHMLIGIAGLRQEPYAQLRHKGMLWGVFVDPLYRNVGVARELLGAALTHARNMQLRQIHLRVNTENHRARQLYATSGFTGYGIERRAMCVNGRYFDEENMVLYLDGEQADA; encoded by the coding sequence ATGCTTTGCGAGGCTCTGACACTTCGGCCTTTGAACGAAAACGACGCCGCTGCGTTCACGGAACTGCGGCTCAAGGCCATCGACGATTCCCCATCTGCAAACTGGCCGACTCTCGACGAAGAGCGCGCGCGCCCGCTCGACGCCATCGCTACGCAAATACGGCAGACACCGAAACAGATCGTGTTCGGCGTATTTGATCAGCACATGCTGATCGGAATCGCCGGGCTCAGGCAGGAGCCTTACGCGCAGTTGCGGCACAAGGGCATGCTGTGGGGCGTGTTCGTTGATCCTCTGTATCGGAACGTGGGCGTCGCTCGCGAGTTGCTTGGGGCCGCGTTGACGCATGCGCGGAATATGCAACTGCGGCAGATTCATCTTCGCGTCAATACCGAAAACCATCGCGCGCGGCAACTCTATGCGACGAGCGGCTTTACGGGCTATGGCATCGAGCGCCGCGCGATGTGCGTGAATGGGCGTTACTTCGATGAAGAGAACATGGTGCTGTATCTGGATGGTGAGCAAGCCGACGCGTAG
- a CDS encoding response regulator transcription factor has translation MASILIVDDHPAFRLVIKTHLLQLLGTQEVFEADNGQSAMEMARQFAPALTILDLDIPRINGLDVLARLKTAHPSMRVLILSSHDASTFVSRAMRAGAQGFVSKSQDVKEIMRSVEAVMSGYSVFPVAPSASVGAAGRGVVEERKLELLSDKELVILQMLAKGMSNKTIGDALFISNKTVSSHKTRLMTKVGVATLVDLVDFARRCGIAAAQQ, from the coding sequence TTGGCTTCTATATTAATAGTGGACGATCACCCGGCGTTTCGGCTGGTTATCAAGACTCATCTGTTGCAATTGCTCGGCACGCAGGAAGTATTTGAAGCAGACAACGGCCAGTCCGCAATGGAAATGGCGCGTCAATTCGCGCCCGCCCTTACCATTCTCGATCTGGATATTCCGCGCATAAATGGCCTCGATGTGCTCGCACGCCTGAAAACCGCGCATCCGTCCATGCGCGTACTGATCCTGTCGAGCCACGATGCGTCCACCTTCGTGTCCCGCGCCATGCGCGCGGGTGCGCAAGGCTTCGTCAGCAAGTCGCAGGACGTGAAGGAGATCATGCGCAGTGTCGAAGCCGTCATGTCGGGCTACAGCGTGTTTCCCGTCGCGCCTTCCGCGAGCGTCGGCGCGGCTGGGCGGGGCGTCGTCGAAGAGCGCAAGCTCGAGTTGCTTTCCGACAAGGAACTGGTGATCCTGCAGATGCTCGCCAAAGGCATGTCCAACAAGACGATCGGCGACGCGCTCTTCATCAGCAACAAGACGGTCAGCAGTCACAAGACGCGGTTGATGACCAAGGTGGGCGTCGCAACGCTCGTCGATCTGGTCGATTTCGCGCGGCGCTGTGGCATCGCCGCTGCCCAGCAATGA
- a CDS encoding ABC transporter ATP-binding protein, with amino-acid sequence MSTQNGAQGSPKDSLAIDVHNLNKHFGDKHVVNDVSLQVAHGEIFGFLGPNGSGKTTSIRLMCGLLTPDSGSGTCLGYDIVRDSAQIKRNVGYMTQRFSYWEDMTIRENLDFVARIYQMRDRKEKVDRALETLGLQTRADQLTGALSGGWKQRLALAACMLHEPKLLLLDEPTAGVDPTARRDFWEELHRLAAQGISVLVSTHYMDEAERCHKLAYIAYGKLLAQGTAQQVIDSQALATWAIHGERLTQLSEQLRKTPGVDQTVVFGSALHASGHDHDALEKAIRQVTSGLPVRIEPIETGLEDVFIYMMSRSADNYGKPS; translated from the coding sequence ATGAGCACGCAGAACGGGGCGCAAGGTTCGCCGAAAGATTCGCTCGCCATCGACGTGCACAACCTCAACAAGCACTTCGGCGACAAGCACGTCGTCAACGATGTCTCGCTGCAGGTCGCGCATGGCGAGATCTTCGGCTTTCTCGGCCCGAACGGCAGCGGCAAGACGACGTCGATCCGCCTGATGTGCGGCCTGCTCACGCCGGATTCCGGCAGCGGCACCTGCCTCGGCTACGACATCGTGCGCGACAGCGCGCAGATCAAGCGCAACGTCGGCTACATGACGCAGCGCTTCTCGTACTGGGAAGACATGACGATCCGCGAGAATCTCGATTTCGTCGCGCGTATCTATCAGATGCGCGACCGCAAAGAGAAGGTGGATCGCGCGCTCGAAACGCTCGGCTTGCAGACGCGCGCGGACCAGTTGACGGGCGCGCTGTCGGGCGGCTGGAAGCAGCGGCTCGCGCTCGCCGCGTGCATGTTGCACGAGCCGAAGCTGCTGCTGCTCGACGAACCGACTGCGGGCGTCGACCCCACTGCGCGCCGCGACTTCTGGGAAGAACTGCACCGGCTCGCCGCGCAAGGCATTTCGGTGCTGGTCAGCACGCACTATATGGACGAAGCGGAGCGCTGCCACAAGCTCGCGTATATCGCATACGGCAAGCTGCTCGCGCAAGGCACCGCGCAGCAGGTGATCGATTCGCAGGCGCTCGCCACGTGGGCGATTCACGGCGAGCGTCTGACGCAGCTGTCCGAACAGTTGCGCAAGACGCCTGGCGTCGATCAGACCGTCGTATTCGGCTCCGCGCTGCACGCGAGCGGCCACGACCACGACGCGCTCGAAAAGGCGATCAGACAGGTGACGTCGGGCCTGCCCGTGCGGATCGAGCCGATCGAAACCGGCCTCGAAGACGTCTTCATCTACATGATGAGCCGCTCGGCCGACAACTACGGAAAGCCATCGTGA
- a CDS encoding efflux transporter outer membrane subunit: MKHYVLLSALALCGCAVGPDFHAPAAPDAPSYTREALPAATQAAGVTQTLVVANNALPAWWMQFHSDALNRLVDTALQRSPTLDEARAKLVEARENYIAQAGATDFPAVDATLSGTRQKVNPAAFGIPIVPNPGPFTLFNASVSVSYALDIFGGNRRALEALLAQVDYQTYELDAARLSLAGNVVSTAIRRASLQQQLALTQQLSDAQAHQLTIVEGRYAAGGVAQLDVRTQRTLLAQTRAQIPPLTTQLAQADHQLAILLGVAPSQADFNDITLDALHLPDTVPVTLPSILARERPDIRASEALLHQASANVGVATANLYPQFVVSAGIGSERTRVEDVVNSLNVWNLGLNLTQPIFHGGELRAKKRAAQAAYDAAFASYRQTVLQALQQVADTLHALNDDARELQARDDAASEAQASVTIAQAQYAAGGVSQFSLIDTQRQALQTALDRTRAQADRLADTAALFQALGGMTPAASAETAKR, translated from the coding sequence ATGAAACACTACGTGCTGTTGTCCGCGCTCGCGCTGTGCGGCTGCGCGGTCGGCCCCGACTTCCACGCGCCCGCCGCGCCTGATGCGCCGTCCTACACGCGTGAAGCGCTGCCTGCCGCGACGCAAGCGGCAGGTGTCACGCAAACGCTCGTCGTCGCGAACAACGCGCTGCCCGCATGGTGGATGCAGTTTCACTCCGACGCGCTGAACCGTCTCGTCGACACGGCGCTGCAACGCAGCCCGACACTCGACGAAGCCCGCGCGAAACTCGTCGAAGCGCGCGAGAACTATATCGCGCAAGCAGGCGCGACCGACTTCCCCGCAGTCGATGCAACGCTGTCCGGCACGCGGCAAAAGGTCAATCCCGCTGCGTTCGGCATTCCGATCGTGCCGAACCCCGGGCCGTTCACGCTGTTCAATGCGTCGGTAAGCGTGTCGTATGCGCTCGATATATTCGGCGGCAACCGGCGTGCGCTCGAAGCACTGCTCGCACAAGTCGATTACCAGACGTATGAGCTGGATGCCGCGCGCCTGTCGCTGGCGGGCAATGTCGTGTCGACGGCGATCCGTCGCGCGTCGCTGCAACAGCAGCTCGCGCTGACGCAGCAACTTTCGGATGCACAGGCGCATCAGTTGACGATTGTCGAAGGACGTTACGCGGCGGGCGGCGTCGCGCAACTCGATGTGCGAACACAGCGCACGCTGCTCGCGCAGACGCGCGCGCAGATTCCGCCGCTGACGACGCAACTCGCGCAAGCCGATCATCAGCTGGCAATCCTGCTCGGCGTCGCGCCGTCGCAAGCCGATTTCAACGACATCACGCTCGATGCGCTGCATCTGCCCGACACCGTGCCCGTCACGCTGCCGTCGATACTCGCGCGCGAACGGCCCGACATCCGCGCATCGGAAGCGCTGTTGCATCAGGCGAGCGCGAATGTCGGCGTCGCGACGGCGAACCTGTATCCGCAGTTTGTGGTGTCGGCGGGGATCGGCTCGGAGCGCACGCGCGTCGAAGATGTCGTCAACAGCTTGAACGTGTGGAACCTCGGCCTGAATCTGACGCAGCCGATCTTTCACGGCGGCGAACTGCGCGCGAAGAAGCGCGCCGCGCAGGCTGCTTATGATGCGGCGTTTGCGTCGTATCGGCAGACGGTCTTACAGGCGCTGCAGCAGGTCGCCGATACGCTGCACGCGTTGAACGACGACGCGCGCGAATTGCAGGCGCGCGATGACGCGGCGTCGGAAGCGCAGGCAAGTGTGACGATCGCGCAGGCGCAGTATGCGGCGGGCGGCGTCAGCCAGTTCAGCTTGATCGATACGCAGCGCCAGGCGTTGCAGACTGCGCTCGACAGGACGCGCGCACAGGCCGATCGTCTCGCGGATACGGCGGCGCTGTTTCAGGCGCTGGGTGGGATGACGCCGGCGGCGTCGGCCGAAACGGCGAAGCGATAG
- a CDS encoding GlsB/YeaQ/YmgE family stress response membrane protein, producing the protein MEHGIIAWLIIGCIAGWLASVLVSGSGYGVLLDIVVGIVGAFIGGWLSGALHISRGSGWIGSTITAFIGAVILLFVIRLFRRG; encoded by the coding sequence ATGGAACACGGAATCATTGCCTGGCTGATCATCGGCTGTATCGCGGGCTGGCTTGCTAGCGTGCTGGTGTCGGGCAGCGGCTATGGCGTCCTTCTCGATATCGTCGTCGGCATTGTGGGTGCGTTTATCGGCGGGTGGCTGTCGGGCGCGCTGCATATCTCGCGTGGCAGCGGATGGATCGGTTCGACGATCACGGCGTTCATCGGCGCTGTGATCCTGCTGTTCGTCATCCGACTTTTCCGGCGCGGCTGA
- a CDS encoding response regulator transcription factor — translation MIRGAIASVFRSDPELQIVGESGDGEEGLRMVLSLNPDLVVLDLDLPSLDGLSMIRRIRAQDDGMHILVLSAKPDHVMSLHTQQAGANGYVSKGRELTEMLTAARTVLLGFDCFPAHAPHTGKAGGLDVLSPREMEVLQYLARGISNKEIASRLFLSDKTVSTYKTRLYEKLGLSSLAALIEFATLNKLID, via the coding sequence ATGATTCGCGGCGCAATCGCAAGTGTGTTCCGATCAGATCCGGAACTGCAGATCGTAGGAGAGTCTGGCGACGGCGAGGAAGGATTGAGAATGGTCCTATCTCTGAATCCGGATCTGGTCGTGCTCGATCTGGATTTGCCTAGCCTCGATGGGCTGTCGATGATCCGCCGCATTCGCGCGCAAGACGATGGCATGCACATACTCGTGCTGTCCGCGAAGCCGGATCACGTGATGTCGCTGCATACGCAACAAGCGGGCGCGAACGGCTACGTTAGCAAGGGCCGCGAACTGACGGAAATGCTGACGGCCGCACGCACGGTGCTGCTCGGTTTCGACTGCTTTCCCGCGCACGCGCCGCATACGGGCAAGGCGGGCGGCCTCGATGTGCTGTCGCCGCGCGAGATGGAAGTGCTGCAGTATCTCGCGCGCGGCATCAGCAACAAGGAAATCGCGAGCCGCCTGTTTCTCAGCGACAAGACGGTCAGCACGTACAAAACGCGACTGTACGAAAAGCTGGGGCTGTCGTCGCTCGCCGCGCTGATCGAGTTTGCGACGCTGAACAAGCTGATCGACTGA
- a CDS encoding Hpt domain-containing protein, giving the protein MNALRERINALALGDRTVARDVTSALIKTNHATLLYMSAARHSEAWSELGHAAHRLAGSLRMLQCRRETALALRLERAALEHDALTAVALLPGVTEAITALNEQLDALLA; this is encoded by the coding sequence ATGAATGCGCTGCGGGAACGAATCAATGCGCTCGCGCTCGGGGATCGCACTGTTGCGCGGGACGTGACGAGCGCGCTCATTAAAACGAACCACGCAACGCTTCTCTACATGTCGGCGGCTCGTCACAGCGAAGCATGGAGCGAACTGGGCCACGCCGCGCATCGTCTGGCGGGTTCGTTGCGGATGTTGCAATGCCGACGGGAAACCGCACTGGCGCTGCGTCTGGAGCGTGCCGCGCTCGAGCACGACGCGCTGACGGCCGTCGCGTTGCTGCCGGGCGTGACGGAAGCGATCACGGCCTTGAACGAACAGCTCGACGCACTGCTTGCATGA
- a CDS encoding HlyD family secretion protein yields the protein MKHSRSSARVVRVVAALIACGVLGACSHRADNTWQGYVEGEFVYLGSSQSGKLTQLDVARGDQLTANTPVFALESVDETAALQQAQQQLAAARAQLADIQTGKRPPEIDVTKAQLAQAVANARKAALQLTRDEAQYRAGGIPKGQLDDTRAAADAANAQVRELTREVQVARLPGRSQQLLAQSAQVEAAQAAVAQAQWKLDQKRVNAPARGRVYDTLYRVGEWVQAGNPVVQMLPPQNVKVRFFVPETVVGSLAPGRALTVHCDGCASDIDAKITYVSNSAEYTPPVIYSNESRAKLVFMVEAHPSVDDAPRLHPGQPVSVTLR from the coding sequence ATGAAGCATTCACGTTCATCCGCGCGCGTCGTACGGGTTGTTGCCGCGCTCATTGCATGCGGCGTGCTCGGCGCGTGCTCGCATCGCGCCGACAATACGTGGCAAGGCTACGTCGAAGGCGAATTCGTGTATCTCGGCTCGTCGCAATCGGGCAAGCTGACGCAACTCGACGTCGCGCGCGGCGATCAGCTCACTGCGAATACCCCCGTTTTCGCGCTCGAATCCGTCGATGAAACGGCCGCGCTGCAACAGGCGCAACAACAGCTCGCCGCCGCCCGCGCGCAACTGGCGGACATCCAGACGGGCAAGCGCCCGCCGGAAATCGACGTGACAAAGGCGCAGCTCGCGCAGGCCGTGGCGAACGCGCGCAAGGCCGCTCTGCAATTGACGCGCGATGAAGCGCAGTATCGCGCCGGCGGCATTCCGAAGGGACAACTCGACGATACACGCGCCGCCGCCGACGCTGCCAATGCGCAGGTGCGCGAGTTGACGCGCGAAGTCCAGGTCGCGCGGTTGCCGGGCCGCTCGCAGCAGTTGCTCGCGCAGAGCGCGCAGGTCGAAGCGGCGCAGGCAGCCGTCGCGCAGGCGCAATGGAAGCTCGACCAGAAGCGCGTGAACGCGCCCGCCAGGGGCCGCGTCTACGACACGCTATACCGCGTCGGCGAATGGGTGCAGGCGGGCAACCCCGTCGTGCAGATGCTGCCGCCGCAAAACGTGAAAGTGCGCTTCTTCGTACCCGAAACCGTGGTCGGCTCGCTCGCGCCGGGCCGCGCGCTGACGGTGCATTGCGACGGCTGCGCGTCGGATATCGACGCGAAGATCACTTACGTGTCGAATTCGGCGGAATACACGCCGCCCGTCATCTATAGCAACGAGAGCCGCGCGAAGCTCGTTTTCATGGTCGAAGCGCACCCTTCCGTCGACGACGCGCCGCGCCTGCACCCGGGCCAACCTGTTTCGGTGACGCTGCGATGA
- a CDS encoding ABC transporter permease yields MNRLFSVTRWWGIVLKEFVQLRRDRITFGMIVGLPILQLALFGFAINTDPKHLRTAVVISEQSQFSRSFVAAMKNSDYFHIVDTLPDDAAAREALARGDVTFVVSIPVDFSRRLLRGERPALLVEADATDPTATQAPLAALPGLVQSVADKDITGPLAHLNGAPAAFDVQIHKLYNPEGITQYNVVPGLMGTILTLTMVMMTGLAMTRERERGTMENLLATPVLPIEVIAGKLVPYIAIGLVQASIILAAARYVFDVPFVGSLIALYVAALLFIAANLTVGITLSSIAQNQLQAMQLTIFYFLPSLLLSGFMFPFAGMPVWAQWIGNLLPLTYFNRLVRGILLKGNGWVELWPSVWPVAIFTAVVLTIAVRFYRRTLD; encoded by the coding sequence GTGAACCGTCTATTTTCCGTGACGCGCTGGTGGGGCATCGTCCTCAAGGAGTTCGTCCAGTTGCGGCGCGACCGCATCACGTTCGGCATGATCGTCGGCTTGCCGATTCTTCAGCTCGCGCTGTTCGGTTTCGCGATCAACACCGACCCGAAGCATCTGCGCACGGCCGTCGTCATCAGCGAGCAGAGCCAGTTCTCGCGCAGCTTCGTCGCGGCGATGAAGAACTCGGACTATTTCCATATCGTCGACACGCTGCCCGACGACGCCGCGGCACGCGAGGCGCTGGCGCGCGGCGACGTGACCTTCGTCGTGTCGATTCCCGTCGATTTTTCGCGGCGGCTCTTGCGCGGCGAACGGCCCGCACTGCTCGTCGAAGCCGACGCCACCGATCCGACCGCGACGCAAGCGCCGCTCGCCGCGCTGCCCGGCCTCGTGCAATCGGTCGCGGACAAGGACATCACCGGGCCGCTTGCGCATCTGAACGGCGCGCCCGCCGCGTTCGACGTGCAGATCCACAAGCTGTACAACCCCGAGGGCATCACGCAATACAACGTCGTGCCGGGCCTGATGGGCACGATCCTCACGCTGACGATGGTCATGATGACGGGCCTCGCGATGACCCGCGAACGCGAGCGCGGCACGATGGAAAACCTGCTTGCGACACCCGTGCTGCCGATCGAGGTGATCGCGGGCAAGCTGGTACCGTACATCGCAATCGGGCTCGTGCAAGCGTCGATCATTCTGGCGGCGGCGCGCTATGTCTTCGATGTGCCGTTCGTCGGCAGTCTGATCGCACTGTATGTCGCCGCGCTGCTGTTCATCGCGGCGAACCTGACGGTCGGCATTACGTTGTCGTCGATTGCGCAGAACCAGTTGCAGGCGATGCAGCTCACCATCTTCTACTTTTTGCCGAGCCTGCTGCTGTCGGGCTTCATGTTTCCGTTCGCCGGTATGCCCGTGTGGGCGCAATGGATCGGCAATCTGCTGCCGCTCACGTACTTCAACCGGCTCGTACGCGGCATTCTGCTCAAGGGCAATGGCTGGGTCGAACTGTGGCCATCAGTGTGGCCCGTCGCGATCTTCACAGCCGTCGTGTTGACCATTGCCGTGCGCTTCTATCGGCGCACGCTGGATTAG
- a CDS encoding TetR/AcrR family transcriptional regulator: MNTKRQPAKPRGRRPAVENFDVREHLLDTATRLFSERGISATTVAQIAAAAEVTSALVHYYFTNRETLLDAIVEERLAPSVGFVWSAAGEDSSDDPFVMVAEFAKRLFDVTGRMPWLPPLWLREVVNEGGMLRDRMVTRIPFDNIKRFGARIKEAQQAGAVNPELDPLLMFNSLFALVMLPQAAAKMWQSIRGFPAIERETLQRHVTALLLGGMNPPAERATRKPAAKKTDTATRRPSTRSSS, encoded by the coding sequence ATGAACACGAAACGTCAACCGGCCAAACCGCGCGGGCGCCGCCCCGCCGTCGAGAATTTCGACGTGCGCGAGCACCTGCTCGATACCGCCACGCGCCTTTTCTCCGAACGCGGCATCTCGGCCACCACCGTCGCGCAGATCGCCGCCGCCGCGGAAGTCACGTCCGCGCTCGTGCACTACTACTTCACGAATCGCGAGACGCTGCTCGACGCGATCGTCGAAGAGCGGCTCGCGCCGTCCGTCGGTTTTGTCTGGAGCGCCGCCGGAGAGGATTCGAGCGACGATCCGTTCGTGATGGTGGCCGAATTCGCCAAGCGTCTGTTCGACGTGACGGGCCGCATGCCGTGGCTGCCGCCGCTCTGGCTGCGCGAGGTCGTCAACGAAGGCGGGATGCTGCGCGATCGCATGGTCACGCGCATTCCGTTCGACAACATCAAGCGGTTCGGCGCCCGAATCAAGGAAGCGCAGCAGGCAGGCGCGGTGAATCCCGAGCTCGATCCGCTGTTGATGTTCAACTCGCTCTTCGCGCTCGTGATGCTGCCGCAAGCCGCCGCAAAGATGTGGCAAAGCATTCGCGGCTTTCCGGCTATCGAGCGCGAGACGCTGCAGCGGCACGTCACGGCCCTGCTGCTCGGCGGCATGAATCCGCCCGCGGAGCGCGCCACGCGCAAGCCGGCTGCGAAAAAGACGGACACCGCGACACGCCGCCCATCCACGAGGTCCAGCTCATGA